Proteins encoded in a region of the Mycobacterium branderi genome:
- a CDS encoding Rv1893 family protein — translation MAFNPNEALGAVRDIAANAVEKASDIVENAGDIIRGDVAGGTGDIVHNSIEIFTYAFDRAKEVFTGVGADDVE, via the coding sequence ATGGCTTTCAACCCGAATGAGGCGCTCGGCGCCGTCAGGGACATCGCGGCCAACGCGGTCGAAAAAGCCTCCGATATCGTCGAGAACGCCGGTGACATCATCCGCGGCGATGTCGCCGGCGGCACCGGCGACATCGTGCACAACTCGATCGAGATCTTCACCTACGCCTTCGACAGAGCCAAAGAGGTCTTCACCGGCGTCGGCGCCGACGACGTCGAGTAG